From Paraburkholderia sabiae, a single genomic window includes:
- a CDS encoding carbohydrate ABC transporter permease produces MTASISGNAKGTTRATRPVSPMAALADRWMPKLVLSPSIVISLVFVYGFILITGYLSLSTSRLMPRYDFAGFDRYAELFDNDVWWTSAANLGWFGIPFIAICIGLGLFLAILLDQKIRNEGALRAVFLYPMALSFIVTGTAWQWILNPDLGFQKVLNDWGWTSFSFGWLGDPDKAIFCVVIAAVWQSTGFVMALFLAGLRGVDSEIFKAAQVDGATLPTIYRKIVIPSMRPVFFSVLLILCHITIKTFDLVVALTAGGPGTSSSLPAMFMYTFSFNRGQLGVGAASSMMMLATVVAVLVPLMYLESRSTRNAA; encoded by the coding sequence GTGACTGCTTCTATTAGCGGAAACGCAAAAGGCACGACGCGTGCAACGCGCCCCGTGTCGCCGATGGCGGCATTGGCCGACCGCTGGATGCCGAAGCTGGTGTTGTCTCCCAGCATCGTCATCAGCCTTGTCTTTGTCTACGGTTTCATTCTCATCACCGGTTATCTGTCGCTGTCCACGTCGCGATTGATGCCGCGTTACGATTTCGCCGGTTTCGACCGGTACGCTGAACTGTTCGACAACGACGTCTGGTGGACGTCGGCGGCGAACCTTGGCTGGTTCGGCATTCCGTTCATCGCGATCTGTATCGGTCTGGGTCTGTTCCTCGCGATCCTGCTCGATCAGAAGATTCGCAACGAAGGCGCTTTGCGCGCGGTGTTCCTGTATCCGATGGCGCTGTCGTTCATCGTGACGGGCACGGCGTGGCAGTGGATTCTGAATCCGGATCTCGGCTTTCAGAAAGTGCTGAACGACTGGGGCTGGACGAGCTTTTCGTTCGGCTGGCTGGGCGACCCCGACAAGGCGATTTTCTGCGTCGTGATCGCGGCCGTGTGGCAATCGACGGGCTTCGTGATGGCGCTGTTTCTTGCCGGCTTGCGCGGCGTCGACAGCGAAATCTTCAAGGCCGCGCAAGTGGACGGCGCGACGCTGCCCACCATTTATCGCAAGATCGTGATTCCGAGCATGCGCCCCGTGTTCTTCTCGGTGCTGCTGATTCTCTGCCACATCACGATCAAGACCTTCGACCTCGTCGTCGCGTTGACGGCGGGCGGTCCGGGCACGTCGTCGTCGCTGCCCGCGATGTTCATGTACACGTTTTCGTTCAACCGTGGGCAATTGGGCGTCGGCGCTGCGTCGTCGATGATGATGCTCGCGACCGTCGTGGCCGTGCTCGTGCCGCTGATGTACCTGGAATCGAGGAGCACGCGCAATGCAGCCTAA
- a CDS encoding ABC transporter ATP-binding protein: MASLSIRDVYKTYPNGVPVLKGVNIDIEDGQFLILVGGSGCGKSTLLNMIAGLETVTKGEIQIGGKTVNNLSPKDRDIAMVFQSYALYPSMTVRENISFGLNIRKVAKGEQDQIVARVSKLLQIEHLLDRKPGQLSGGQRQRVAMGRALARDPAMFLFDEPLSNLDAKLRIEMRSEIKLLHQRLGTTIVYVTHDQIEAMTLGDRIAVMKDGIVQQFGAPQEIYDSPSNLFVAGFIGAPPMNFIQGKVVEQGSGIGLELDTGVKRSVLNLPFNGAVKGHVGKEVILGLRPERITDTRNAHNVEDGKLQPIEVKVDVIEPTGPDTLVFAQVNGKRVVSRVHPGANPQPEQNMSLMFDVSKAVLFDPQTEERIA; this comes from the coding sequence ATGGCAAGCCTTTCCATCCGTGACGTGTACAAGACCTACCCGAACGGGGTGCCTGTCCTGAAGGGTGTCAACATCGACATCGAAGACGGTCAGTTCCTGATTCTCGTCGGCGGCTCGGGCTGCGGTAAGTCGACGCTGCTCAACATGATCGCCGGTCTCGAGACCGTGACGAAGGGCGAGATTCAGATCGGCGGCAAGACGGTGAACAACCTGTCGCCGAAAGATCGCGATATCGCGATGGTGTTTCAGTCGTACGCGCTGTATCCGTCGATGACGGTGCGCGAGAACATTTCCTTCGGTTTGAATATCCGCAAGGTCGCGAAGGGCGAGCAGGATCAGATCGTGGCTCGCGTTTCCAAGCTGCTGCAGATCGAGCATCTGCTGGATCGCAAGCCGGGTCAACTGTCGGGTGGTCAGCGGCAGCGTGTGGCGATGGGTCGTGCTTTGGCGCGCGATCCGGCGATGTTCCTGTTTGACGAGCCGCTGTCGAATCTCGACGCTAAATTGCGTATCGAGATGCGCTCGGAAATCAAGCTGCTGCATCAGCGCTTGGGTACGACGATCGTTTATGTGACGCACGATCAGATCGAAGCGATGACGCTGGGCGATCGGATTGCTGTGATGAAGGACGGTATCGTTCAGCAGTTCGGTGCGCCGCAAGAGATTTATGATTCGCCTTCGAATCTTTTCGTTGCCGGGTTTATTGGCGCGCCGCCGATGAACTTCATTCAAGGTAAGGTTGTTGAGCAAGGCTCGGGTATCGGGCTTGAGCTTGATACGGGTGTGAAGCGTTCGGTGCTGAATCTGCCGTTTAATGGCGCGGTGAAGGGCCATGTCGGCAAGGAAGTGATTCTTGGCCTGCGCCCCGAGCGGATTACCGATACGCGGAATGCGCATAACGTCGAAGACGGTAAGCTGCAGCCGATCGAAGTTAAGGTCGATGTGATTGAGCCTACTGGTCCGGATACTCTGGTGTTTGCGCAGGTGAATGGCAAGCGGGTCGTGAGTCGTGTGCACCCGGGGGCTAATCCGCAACCCGAGCAGAATATGTCGCTGATGTTCGACGTTTCTAAGGCCGTTCTGTTTGATCCGCAGACGGAAGAGCGGATTGCTTAA
- a CDS encoding carbohydrate ABC transporter permease has product MQPKMNFSRAVIYAALILFALYFLFPLYVMLSTSFKDIDQLRTGNLLTPPTHWTFAPWVKAWSQACTGVRCDGMEPFFMNSVKMVIPAVLISSIIGAFNGYVLTHWRFRGADALFTMLLVGCFIPFQAILLPMARLQGFFGLSNTIGGLVLVHVVYGIAFTTMFFRNFYVSVPAELVKAARIDGAGFFMIFTKIMMPISLPIFMVCLIWQFTQIWNDFLFGIVFSGVDSMPITVALNNLVNTSTGVKEYNVDMAGAIIAALPTLLVYVIAGRYFVRGLTAGAVKG; this is encoded by the coding sequence ATGCAGCCTAAGATGAACTTCAGTCGCGCGGTGATTTACGCGGCGCTGATCCTGTTTGCGCTGTACTTCCTGTTCCCGCTGTACGTGATGCTGTCGACTTCGTTCAAGGACATCGACCAGCTTCGCACGGGCAACCTGCTGACGCCGCCGACACACTGGACGTTCGCGCCGTGGGTGAAGGCGTGGAGCCAGGCATGTACGGGCGTGCGCTGCGACGGCATGGAGCCGTTCTTCATGAACTCGGTGAAGATGGTGATTCCGGCCGTGCTGATCTCGTCGATCATCGGCGCGTTCAACGGTTATGTGCTGACGCACTGGCGTTTCCGCGGCGCGGACGCGCTGTTCACGATGCTGCTGGTCGGCTGCTTCATTCCGTTCCAGGCAATTCTGCTGCCGATGGCGCGTCTGCAAGGCTTCTTCGGTCTGTCGAACACGATCGGCGGGCTGGTGCTGGTGCACGTCGTCTACGGTATCGCGTTCACGACGATGTTCTTCCGCAACTTCTACGTGAGCGTGCCGGCTGAACTCGTGAAGGCAGCGCGTATCGACGGTGCAGGGTTCTTCATGATCTTCACGAAGATCATGATGCCGATCTCGCTGCCGATTTTCATGGTCTGCCTGATCTGGCAATTCACGCAGATCTGGAATGACTTCCTGTTCGGTATCGTGTTCTCCGGCGTCGATTCGATGCCGATCACCGTGGCGCTGAACAACCTCGTGAATACGTCGACGGGCGTGAAGGAATACAACGTCGACATGGCGGGCGCGATCATCGCGGCACTGCCGACGCTGCTCGTCTACGTGATCGCCGGCCGCTACTTCGTGCGCGGTCTGACGGCGGGTGCGGTGAAGGGCTAA